In the genome of Schistocerca piceifrons isolate TAMUIC-IGC-003096 chromosome X, iqSchPice1.1, whole genome shotgun sequence, one region contains:
- the LOC124722532 gene encoding piggyBac transposable element-derived protein 4-like: MASVEDAKLRKMIEEVLAEATDDDFSDFDSDSDYEMLENNDSPDRDLSSDEGEPPPVLPPTHHRKRPRLSDISQDDWTIVDQTPNILLFTGVISIMREQTNLYARQKLATLRAQNKLGPNSRFKQWRTLTIAETKTFLAIILHKSIIERPSMASHWCSDPVVSCNFCPNVMPRDRFLNILSMFHINDNSKQKKKGEIDFDALHKVRPLLDDLVRNFKDSYQPGEALTIDEGMCPFRGRVGFKVYMVNKTNKYGIKLYIVAESKTGYIYNFEVYHGRDDKLDNSASAVVKRLLGSLQGKSHTVYGDRFYTSVQLAEELARANTGLVGTVMPNRKGLPKALKEGKLKKGGQIFRRKNDVLALRWKDKRNVWMISTRHTSSMLPVATREGNEKLKPVAVLDYNKHKAGVDLFDQRLSYGALDHKTVKWWRKLAFHCIIMAVSNGCILVNSINEKKLSTPKFIQEVCNALVLQRGERIEDSHGSATIARLSQKHFPNREEMAEGKKKAQIRCVVCSGKQKNITGKAGRKDTFYECSECNSDRVHKSQTTKIKMHYEYSTLYVACNVSGINILSTLELDFS, from the exons ATGGCGAGTGTTGAGGATGCAAAACTTCGAAAAATGATTGAAGAAGTACTTGCTGAAGCTACTGATGATGATTTTTCGGATTTCGATAGTGACAGTGATTACGAAATGCTGGAAAATAACGATAGTCCAG ACAGAGATTTGTCGTCGGATGAAGGTGAGCCACCGCCTGTGTTGCCCCCCACTCACCATCGAAAGAGGCCAAGATTGAGTGACATTTCACAGGATGACTGGACTATAGTGGATCAAACACCAAACATTTTGTTATTTACAGG GGTTATTTCAATTATGAGGGAACAAACAAATCTATATGCTAGGCAGAAGCTGGCCACACTGAGAGCACAAAACAAATTAGGGCCCAATTCTAGATTCAAGCAGTGGAGGACGCTAACAATTgctgaaacaaagacgtttctggCTATTATTCTCCACAAGTCAATCATTGAGAGGCCAAGTATGGCCAGTCACTGGTGTAGTGATCCAGTGGTTAGCTGCAATTTTTGCCCCAATGTTATGCCAAGGGACAGATTTCTGAATATTTTGTCTATGTTCCACATAAATGACAattcaaagcaaaaaaagaaaGGTGAAATTGACTTTGATGCCCTTCATAAAGTCAGGCCACTTCTGGATGATTTGGTAAGGAATTTCAAAGATAGTTATCAACCAGGTGAAGCGCTAACCATTGATGAAGGTATGTGTCCTTTCAGAGGGCGTGTAGGTTTCAAAGTTTATATGGTTAATAAGACAAACAAATATGGCATTAAGCTGTACATTGTTGCAGAATCCAAAACTGGGTACATATACAACTTTGAAGTTTACCACGGAAGGGACGATAAACTGGACAACAGTGCTTCTGCAGTGGTAAAGCGATTGCTCGGCTCACTCCAAGGTAAGAGCCACACTGTATATGGTGACAGATTTTACACCAGTGTTCAGCTAGCCGAAGAACTGGCTAGAGCCAACACTGGTCTTGTAGGGACTGTAATGCCAAACAGAAAAGGATTGCCCAAGGCTCTCAAAGAGGGTAAACTCAAAAAGGGTGGACAAATATTTCGCCGCAAGAACGATGTGCtagcattgcgatggaaagacaagAGGAATGTGTGGATGATAAGTACCAGGCACACATCCTCAATGTTGCCTGTTGCTAcaagagaaggcaatgagaagttgaAACCAGTGGCAGTGCTGGATTACAACAAACATAAAGCTGGTGTAGACCTTTTTGATCAGCGTCTATCATATGGAGCACTTGATCACAAAacagtgaagtggtggagaaagcttGCCTTCCATTGTATAATTATGGCAGTTTCCAATGGTTGTATTTTGGTCAATAGCATCAATGAAAAGAAACTGAGCACTCCTAAGTTTATACAGGAGGTCTGCAATGCATTAGTGTTACAGAGAGGAGAGAGAATTGAGGATTCTCATGGATCTGCAACGATTGCTCGATTGTCACAGAAACATTTTCCGAACCGTGAGGAAATGGCAGAAGGGAAGAAGAAAGCACAAAtacgttgtgtagtgtgtagtggaAAACAAAAGAACATTACTGGGAAAGCTGGGAGGAAAGATACTTTTTATGAGTGCAGTGAGTGTAAT TCCGACAGAGTacataaaagccaaacaacaaaaataaagatgcattatgaatattctactttgtatgttgcctgtaatgtgTCTGGAATCAATATCCTCAGTACCTTAGAACTTGATTTCAGCTAA